A genomic window from Streptomyces sp. NBC_00234 includes:
- a CDS encoding DUF402 domain-containing protein — protein MSVRSSEPAGLVVALTKAGRTKIRYPADLVRDDGNRVTVRAPWAAPGVRDFGFVRFEPGDVFTEHYWRDRWFAVKEVRTGDGGLKGWYCDVTRPAVLRDGELLVEDLDLDLWVSADGSSVLRLDEDEFEESGLADRDPEAARAASLALDELEHLARTEGLTGLLAP, from the coding sequence ATGTCCGTACGTTCGTCTGAGCCGGCCGGCCTGGTCGTCGCCCTCACGAAGGCGGGCCGGACCAAGATCCGTTACCCGGCGGACCTGGTCCGCGACGACGGCAACCGCGTGACGGTACGGGCGCCCTGGGCGGCGCCCGGAGTCCGGGACTTCGGCTTCGTACGGTTCGAGCCGGGCGATGTCTTCACCGAGCACTATTGGCGCGACCGCTGGTTCGCGGTGAAGGAGGTCCGCACCGGAGACGGAGGGCTGAAGGGCTGGTACTGCGACGTGACCCGCCCGGCCGTGCTGCGCGACGGCGAACTGCTGGTCGAGGACCTGGATCTCGACCTGTGGGTGTCGGCGGACGGCTCGTCCGTCCTCCGCCTGGACGAGGACGAGTTCGAGGAGAGCGGCCTGGCCGACCGGGACCCGGAGGCGGCACGGGCGGCGAGCCTGGCCCTCGACGAGCTGGAACACCTCGCCCGCACGGAGGGCCTGACCGGGCTGCTGGCCCCGTAG